From Verrucomicrobiia bacterium, one genomic window encodes:
- a CDS encoding antitoxin, with translation MRTTVTLDNDVFEAAQAMARASGKRLGEVLSQLARRGLRAPAETGRCIGFPVFKVPPNAAVIPSSRAGDLLANDAP, from the coding sequence ATGAGAACGACCGTCACGCTGGACAACGATGTCTTTGAAGCCGCTCAGGCGATGGCCCGGGCGTCCGGCAAGCGACTGGGTGAAGTGTTGTCCCAACTGGCCCGCCGGGGGTTGCGCGCCCCGGCGGAGACCGGGAGGTGCATCGGGTTTCCGGTGTTCAAGGTTCCTCCCAATGCCGCCGTCATTCCCAGCAGCCGTGCCGGCGACCTGCTGGCAAACGACGCGCCATGA
- a CDS encoding excinuclease ABC subunit A, with protein sequence MVSPPAGVIAIRGAREHNLRNLSVDIPRGRFVVVTGVSGSGKSTLAFDLLFAEGQRRFLDSMSAYARQFVEQLGRPDVDLISGLPPTVSIEQSTTRGGGKSTVATVTEIHHFHRLLLARIGTPHCPDCGIPVSAQTRDEVLATLETEVAGRGEITLLAPVVRNRKGFHSEVADWARQHGFSELRADGKWYAVDQPFRLDRFKEHDIEVVIGTLARGGGTAGAADRRRLVEQALEVGKGVLQALDRKGRLTVFSTERACPRCRRSFAVLDPKNFSYNSAQGWCPRCKGFGELFHIPEVERGANGDAVEENWWRWSEGARESCPECGGSRLRPEARAVRLPPCPADPRTARGGGLTPEDLARQTVDEAADWTAAFRPTGRAAEIARDILPEIRERLRFLRDVGLGYLQLGRGVTTLSGGEGQRIRLAAQLGSNLSGVLYVLDEPTIGLHSRDNDQLLLALGQLQARGNSLVVVEHDEATMRRADYIVDLGPGAGVRGGTVVAAGTLGELLAHPDSVTGQSLKALESKSYPTRGQRRPVPTAVPASPRGRKGAPATVEWLTIHGAARNNLKDLTVQFPLERFIVVTGVSGSGKSTLVKECLFPAVAAALQSGRTPGRTTTEPRVAGHEFLTAVHEVDQSPIGRTPRSTPATYVGLFDDIRKLFAGSAEARLRGYGPGRFSFNAVQGRCPDCEGKGVRELEMNFLPTARVRCERCGGARFNLETLDVRWNGKTVADVLDLSVAEALEFFAAHSKLRRPLEALRDTGLDYLRLGQTSPTLSGGEAQRIKLVSHLLGGLRPSPGEPAADAAAVPRGRRRRDLFILEEPTIGLHLQDVQRLVAVLQRLVDAGHTVIVIEHNLDLIAEADWVLDLGPEGGGGGGRLVAEGTPEAVAAVRESHTGRYLRPMVGKRPAGRPGRRRT encoded by the coding sequence ATGGTGTCGCCCCCGGCCGGCGTCATCGCCATCCGGGGGGCCCGGGAACACAATCTCAGAAATCTCTCGGTGGACATCCCGAGGGGTCGTTTCGTGGTCGTGACCGGGGTGAGCGGCAGCGGCAAGAGCACGCTGGCCTTCGACCTGTTGTTCGCCGAGGGACAGCGCCGTTTCCTCGACTCGATGAGCGCCTACGCCCGGCAGTTTGTCGAGCAGTTGGGACGTCCGGATGTGGACCTGATCAGCGGACTGCCACCCACGGTCAGCATCGAGCAGAGCACCACGCGCGGCGGCGGGAAGAGCACGGTCGCGACCGTCACCGAGATCCATCATTTTCACCGCCTCCTTCTGGCCCGGATCGGCACGCCGCACTGCCCCGATTGCGGCATTCCGGTCTCGGCACAGACCCGCGACGAGGTCCTCGCGACGCTTGAGACCGAAGTCGCCGGCCGTGGCGAGATCACCCTCCTTGCACCCGTCGTCCGCAACCGCAAGGGGTTCCACTCCGAGGTGGCCGACTGGGCGCGCCAGCATGGCTTCAGCGAACTCCGCGCCGACGGCAAATGGTACGCGGTGGACCAGCCGTTCCGCCTCGACCGGTTCAAGGAGCACGACATCGAGGTGGTGATCGGCACGCTCGCACGCGGGGGCGGGACCGCCGGCGCCGCGGACCGGCGGCGCCTCGTCGAGCAGGCGCTGGAGGTCGGCAAGGGAGTCCTGCAGGCCCTGGACCGCAAGGGACGTCTCACCGTCTTCTCGACGGAGCGGGCCTGCCCGCGGTGCCGCCGCAGTTTCGCCGTCCTCGATCCGAAGAACTTCAGCTACAACTCCGCCCAAGGGTGGTGCCCGCGCTGCAAGGGATTCGGTGAGCTGTTTCACATTCCCGAAGTGGAGCGCGGCGCCAACGGGGACGCTGTCGAGGAGAACTGGTGGCGCTGGTCCGAGGGCGCGCGCGAATCCTGCCCGGAATGCGGAGGATCCCGCCTGCGTCCCGAGGCCCGGGCCGTCCGGCTGCCTCCCTGCCCCGCCGACCCCAGGACCGCCAGGGGCGGAGGCCTGACCCCGGAGGACCTCGCCCGCCAGACCGTGGATGAGGCGGCGGACTGGACCGCGGCGTTCCGTCCCACCGGACGAGCGGCGGAGATCGCGCGGGACATTCTGCCGGAAATCCGCGAGCGGCTGCGGTTCCTCCGTGACGTCGGACTGGGCTACCTGCAGCTCGGCCGCGGCGTCACCACGCTCAGCGGCGGCGAAGGGCAGCGCATCCGGCTCGCCGCCCAGCTCGGATCCAACCTCAGCGGCGTGCTGTATGTCCTCGACGAACCCACCATCGGACTCCACAGCCGTGACAACGACCAGTTGCTCCTGGCCCTCGGACAGCTCCAGGCGCGGGGCAATTCGCTTGTCGTCGTCGAGCACGACGAGGCGACCATGCGCCGGGCCGACTACATCGTGGACCTCGGCCCGGGCGCAGGCGTCCGCGGTGGCACGGTCGTGGCCGCCGGGACCCTGGGCGAGCTGCTGGCGCATCCGGATTCCGTGACCGGACAGTCGCTGAAAGCGCTGGAATCGAAATCCTATCCGACGCGGGGACAGCGGCGTCCGGTCCCCACGGCGGTCCCGGCCTCCCCACGAGGGCGCAAGGGCGCACCGGCGACCGTCGAGTGGCTCACGATCCACGGGGCCGCGCGCAACAACCTCAAGGACCTGACCGTCCAGTTTCCGTTGGAGCGATTCATCGTGGTCACGGGCGTGAGCGGGTCCGGAAAGAGCACGCTCGTCAAGGAGTGCCTGTTCCCCGCCGTCGCCGCGGCACTCCAGTCGGGTCGGACCCCGGGGCGCACGACCACGGAGCCCCGGGTCGCCGGCCACGAGTTCCTCACGGCGGTCCACGAGGTGGACCAGTCGCCCATCGGTCGCACCCCACGGTCCACACCGGCCACCTACGTCGGCCTGTTCGACGACATCCGGAAGCTCTTCGCCGGCTCTGCCGAGGCCCGCCTTAGGGGTTACGGACCCGGCCGCTTCAGTTTCAATGCCGTGCAGGGCCGGTGTCCGGACTGCGAGGGCAAGGGGGTGCGGGAACTGGAGATGAACTTCCTGCCGACGGCCCGGGTGCGCTGCGAGCGCTGCGGTGGGGCCCGGTTCAATCTCGAGACCCTGGACGTCCGGTGGAACGGCAAGACGGTTGCCGACGTGCTGGACCTGAGCGTCGCCGAGGCGCTCGAGTTTTTCGCCGCCCATTCGAAGCTGCGGCGTCCGCTCGAGGCGCTGCGGGACACCGGGTTGGACTACCTGCGCTTGGGCCAGACCAGCCCCACGCTCAGCGGGGGCGAGGCCCAGCGCATCAAGCTCGTCAGCCATCTGCTCGGCGGGCTGCGTCCGTCCCCCGGCGAACCCGCGGCGGACGCAGCAGCCGTCCCGCGCGGACGCCGACGCCGCGACCTCTTCATCCTGGAGGAACCCACCATTGGGCTGCACCTCCAGGATGTGCAGCGGTTGGTCGCCGTCCTGCAACGGTTGGTGGATGCCGGCCATACGGTGATCGTGATCGAGCACAACCTGGACCTCATCGCCGAGGCCGACTGGGTGCTGGATCTCGGTCCGGAAGGGGGAGGGGGAGGCGGCCGGCTGGTGGCCGAAGGCACCCCGGAGGCGGTGGCCGCGGTCCGGGAGTCGCATACCGGACGCTACCTGCGGCCGATGGTCGGCAAGCGCCCGGCCGGACGGCCCGGGCGTCGGCGCACCTGA
- a CDS encoding alpha/beta hydrolase, with protein sequence MKLPIFCLLLAVSLPPFLQAAEPPPVTRTELIYGRKFGTALTLDVVRPENPNGYGLLFMVSGGFFSSHEAIDGALKGGLLTPLLERGYTVFAVVHGSQPRFIIPEITSDVLQAVRFVRRHAAEHGVRPDRLGVFGASAGGHLALTLGTQGGPGTPDARDPLDRESSAVQAVACFFPPVDFRNWREPGDDAVGVGVLKDFKPAFGPRSETAESRDAYGREISPIEFVTASVPPTLIIHGDADRLVPIYQAEQFVKKCREAGVTAPVTLVRREGADHGWPGMDKDIGLFADWFDEHLRGVKASSTPQ encoded by the coding sequence ATGAAACTCCCCATCTTTTGTCTGCTGCTGGCCGTTTCGCTGCCCCCGTTCCTTCAGGCGGCGGAACCCCCGCCGGTGACCCGCACGGAGTTGATCTACGGACGCAAATTTGGCACCGCCCTGACCCTCGACGTGGTGCGTCCGGAAAACCCCAACGGCTACGGACTGCTGTTCATGGTGTCCGGGGGATTTTTTTCCAGTCACGAGGCCATTGACGGCGCGCTGAAGGGCGGGCTGCTGACACCGCTCCTCGAGCGGGGATACACCGTGTTCGCGGTGGTCCACGGATCCCAGCCGCGCTTCATCATCCCCGAGATCACCTCCGATGTGCTGCAGGCGGTGCGATTTGTCCGACGACATGCCGCCGAGCACGGCGTGCGCCCCGATCGCCTCGGCGTGTTTGGCGCGAGTGCGGGCGGACACCTCGCACTCACCCTGGGCACCCAGGGCGGTCCGGGCACCCCCGACGCCAGGGATCCGCTCGACCGGGAATCGAGCGCCGTCCAGGCGGTGGCCTGCTTCTTTCCCCCCGTGGATTTCAGGAACTGGAGGGAACCGGGGGACGATGCCGTCGGGGTCGGCGTGTTGAAGGACTTCAAACCCGCGTTCGGCCCCCGCAGCGAGACCGCCGAAAGCCGCGATGCCTACGGACGTGAAATCTCGCCGATCGAATTCGTCACCGCATCGGTCCCACCCACGCTCATCATCCATGGCGACGCCGACCGTCTGGTGCCCATCTATCAGGCGGAACAGTTCGTGAAAAAGTGCCGGGAGGCCGGCGTCACCGCCCCCGTGACCTTGGTGCGGCGCGAGGGCGCGGACCACGGATGGCCGGGGATGGACAAGGACATCGGGCTGTTCGCCGACTGGTTCGACGAGCACTTGCGCGGGGTGAAGGCGTCATCAACGCCGCAATAG
- a CDS encoding PIN domain-containing protein → MKSTLLDTNVLLALAWPNHQHHGAAHRWCARESRRGWSTCAFTQLGFIRLSSNPAYTPCAVLPREAAAVLEQLTNHPQHTFLGSPVAASPGIYVHALGHQQVNDAWLVAVVRQSGGCLATLDTRLRVHDAAKGLILVLDTGDG, encoded by the coding sequence ATGAAGTCCACGTTGCTGGATACCAATGTGCTGCTGGCACTTGCCTGGCCCAACCACCAGCACCATGGCGCGGCCCACCGATGGTGCGCGCGCGAGTCGAGGCGCGGCTGGTCCACCTGCGCCTTCACTCAGCTTGGGTTTATCCGACTGTCCTCCAATCCGGCCTACACGCCGTGTGCGGTATTGCCCCGGGAAGCGGCGGCGGTGCTGGAGCAACTGACGAACCACCCGCAACACACGTTCCTAGGGTCGCCGGTCGCCGCGTCGCCTGGAATCTATGTCCACGCGCTGGGCCACCAGCAGGTCAACGACGCCTGGCTAGTGGCGGTTGTCCGCCAGTCCGGCGGATGCCTGGCAACTCTGGACACCCGCCTGCGCGTCCACGATGCCGCTAAGGGGCTCATATTGGTCCTCGACACCGGGGACGGCTGA
- a CDS encoding acyltransferase — MTTPPRLTPSDTLPVASVQMESRAGDKEANFEIIEHWTDRAAKSGVRLVVFPECCVSGYWFLRRLPSEALAALAERIPDGPSAGRLLELARRHGIHIGAGWIEAADDGVFYNSYVVAGPDGHWNRHRKLHAFEHPLIRSGDAIRVFDLPGGFRAAILICYDCNLVENVRLAALQGADVLIAPHQTGGVRSRNPNLMGLVDRQAWDRRHEDPGTIRREFLGDKGRGWLMRWLPSRAHDNGLFLVFSNGVGVDDDEIRTGNAMILDPYGRILAETSEAADAMAVATLDRRLLEQATGRLWLRARRPELYGPLAVRTGGESDARTLKFEE; from the coding sequence ATGACCACGCCGCCCCGCCTCACGCCCTCCGATACACTGCCCGTGGCCTCCGTCCAGATGGAGTCCCGGGCGGGCGACAAGGAGGCCAATTTCGAGATCATCGAGCATTGGACGGATCGGGCCGCCAAATCCGGCGTCCGCCTGGTGGTCTTCCCCGAGTGCTGCGTCAGCGGCTACTGGTTCCTGCGACGACTTCCATCCGAAGCGCTCGCGGCGCTGGCCGAACGCATTCCGGACGGCCCCAGCGCCGGGCGGCTCCTGGAGCTCGCCCGCCGTCATGGCATCCACATCGGGGCCGGTTGGATTGAGGCCGCGGACGATGGCGTCTTCTACAACAGCTACGTGGTTGCCGGTCCCGACGGGCACTGGAACCGGCACCGGAAACTCCACGCGTTCGAGCACCCGCTCATCCGCAGCGGCGATGCGATTCGCGTGTTCGATCTTCCCGGAGGGTTCCGCGCCGCCATCCTGATCTGCTACGACTGCAACCTCGTCGAGAACGTCCGGCTGGCCGCACTCCAGGGCGCCGACGTCCTGATCGCCCCGCATCAGACCGGTGGGGTTCGGAGCCGCAACCCGAACCTGATGGGACTGGTGGACCGGCAGGCCTGGGATCGGCGCCATGAAGATCCCGGGACGATCCGGCGCGAGTTTCTTGGCGACAAGGGGCGCGGCTGGTTGATGCGCTGGCTGCCCTCACGCGCCCACGACAACGGACTGTTCCTCGTCTTCAGCAATGGCGTGGGGGTGGATGACGACGAGATCCGCACCGGGAACGCCATGATCCTCGATCCCTATGGCCGGATTCTCGCGGAGACGTCCGAGGCCGCCGACGCCATGGCCGTCGCCACCCTCGACCGCCGGTTGCTGGAGCAGGCCACCGGCCGGCTGTGGCTCCGGGCCCGCCGCCCGGAACTGTACGGTCCCCTGGCCGTGCGCACCGGCGGGGAGTCCGACGCCCGGACGCTCAAGTTCGAAGAGTGA
- a CDS encoding SOS response-associated peptidase has protein sequence MTLQGRTVVQDELAEVRIQLRSLQPRFNIAPGQTAPVFRIEEGSLKVATLRWGLVPSWAKDEKFAFQCINARAETVATKPAFRSAFRRRRCLVPADGFYEWEVAAEGKRPWRFTRPDGAVFEFAGLWEAWRDPAGDGAPIETFTVLTTTPNSLAARVHDRMPVILSGPGAHTWLDPDASPDALLSLLKPAPDPLLTVSRVSTYVNNSRHEGPSCIEPESG, from the coding sequence CTGACGCTCCAGGGGCGGACCGTGGTCCAGGACGAACTGGCCGAAGTACGGATCCAGCTGCGGAGTCTGCAGCCGCGATTCAACATCGCGCCCGGCCAGACGGCACCCGTGTTTCGCATCGAGGAGGGATCCCTCAAGGTGGCCACACTCCGCTGGGGCCTGGTCCCATCGTGGGCGAAGGATGAGAAGTTCGCGTTTCAATGCATCAACGCCCGCGCGGAAACCGTGGCCACCAAGCCCGCCTTTCGCAGTGCGTTTCGCAGGCGCCGGTGCCTCGTTCCGGCCGACGGATTCTACGAATGGGAGGTCGCGGCGGAGGGCAAACGTCCGTGGCGGTTCACGCGCCCGGACGGCGCGGTGTTCGAATTCGCGGGCCTCTGGGAGGCGTGGCGCGATCCGGCGGGCGACGGAGCACCGATCGAAACGTTCACCGTGCTCACCACCACTCCCAACAGCCTGGCCGCCCGGGTGCATGACCGGATGCCGGTGATCCTTTCCGGCCCCGGGGCCCACACCTGGCTCGACCCGGATGCATCTCCGGATGCCCTGCTCTCCCTGCTGAAGCCGGCACCCGACCCATTGCTGACCGTCTCCCGGGTCTCGACCTACGTGAACAACAGCCGCCACGAAGGTCCCTCCTGCATCGAACCCGAATCCGGGTGA
- a CDS encoding DUF1080 domain-containing protein, translating to MILGGILCTLLATAPRLDAASTIGVGASPPPGAEVLFDGTRRMLDDKWTYWEGPGFKSSLPIQWKIVEDPVDGGTVMKTDDPAAAGGRYGAADIVTKTPFRDFRLHIEFLVAKPGGNSGVYLQNRYEIQVLDGDKTSHGMGAVINETESPYHAYNGTGQWNAYDITFRAARFRDGKLVEKPLVTMYFNGQKVHLNQTISQVWGGPNSGVDGGNDGGKGITDSPQGLKLQDEGHDVRYRNIWIQPLDLKTADTDFTE from the coding sequence ATGATCCTCGGCGGGATCCTCTGCACCCTGCTGGCCACCGCTCCGCGCCTCGACGCCGCCTCCACCATCGGTGTCGGCGCTTCGCCGCCGCCCGGAGCCGAGGTGTTGTTCGACGGCACGCGCCGCATGCTCGACGACAAATGGACCTATTGGGAAGGACCCGGGTTCAAGTCGTCGCTCCCAATCCAATGGAAGATCGTGGAGGACCCCGTGGACGGCGGCACGGTGATGAAGACGGATGACCCGGCAGCCGCCGGCGGCCGTTATGGCGCGGCGGACATTGTGACCAAGACCCCCTTCCGGGACTTCCGCCTGCACATCGAATTCCTCGTGGCCAAGCCGGGGGGCAACAGCGGGGTGTACCTGCAGAACCGCTACGAAATCCAGGTGCTCGACGGTGACAAGACCTCCCACGGCATGGGTGCGGTGATCAATGAGACGGAATCGCCCTATCACGCCTACAACGGCACCGGCCAATGGAACGCGTATGACATCACGTTCCGGGCCGCCCGCTTTCGGGACGGGAAGCTGGTGGAGAAGCCGCTGGTGACGATGTACTTCAACGGACAAAAGGTGCATCTGAACCAGACGATCAGCCAGGTCTGGGGCGGGCCCAATTCCGGCGTGGATGGAGGCAACGACGGCGGCAAGGGCATCACCGATTCCCCGCAGGGTCTGAAACTTCAGGACGAAGGCCACGACGTCCGCTACCGCAACATCTGGATCCAGCCCCTCGATCTGAAGACCGCGGACACCGACTTCACCGAATGA